The DNA window TAAACCCGCCAAAAAACAAAGGTTGGGCTGGTAATACGATTCTTGATACCGAGGCCTTTGGCAACACCTTTAACAAAGACTGTTTTACCCGCCCCCAGATTGCCGTACAGCGCTATTATGCCTCCGCCGGTGATTTGCTTGCCTAGCTCCATGCCGATTTCTTTGGTTTGTTTTTCGTTTTCGGTATAGTATTTTTTCTTGGTTTCTATCATACTTACTACTATAACAGAGAATAATACAACAAAGCCAGAGGATTATGACGGTTTTGATAGCATTGGGGATGAGTCGGCAATCGGTTGGATATTTAGCAATGCTTGACATATATAATCAAATACTATATAGTAATTTACTTATGTTTTTATAAGTTAATTGTATATTAGAGTTAATAGTTATGATGCTTTCTCCCAAAGAGCAGATTCATGAGAACGTAAAAAAAAGTCAAAATATTCTGGTCTGCCTGCCGAAAGATCCGACTACGGATGCGGTAGCTGCTGGTCTGGCGCTATTTTCGGTTTTGGAAAAATTGGATAAAAAAGTCAAAGTCGTGTGTTCAGAATTTACACTGCCTCCGCATAATCAGTTTCTACCCAAAAGCAAGGAAATTATTTCCGATCTAACTTCTTTAAGGAAATTTATCATTTCTCTGGATGTCTCCCGCACTAAGGTTGAGGAGTTAAGTTATGATATAAAAAATGATCAACTCGATATTTATATTACTCCAAAGGACGGAACTTTCAGGGAAAAAGATGTCAGTCTTTCCTCATCGGATTACGAATACAGTTTAGTATTTGTTCTCGACACTCCCGATTTAGAATCTCTGGGCAAGCTGTATGAAAACAACACAGAGTTTTTTTACCATACTCCAATCATTAACATTGATCACAGTCCGACGAATGAGAATTTCGGGCAAATAAACCTGATTGATCTTACCGCTACTTCTGTTTCAGAAATTGTATTTGAAATGATTAAAAACTGGAAAGAGAATATTCTGGATGAATATATAGCAACCAGTTTATTGGCGGGGATAATATCAAAAACTAAAAGTTTTCAGACTGCCTCAGTCACACCCCGCTCGCTAGCGATCGCCAGCCATCTTATTTCCTCTGGCGCGCGGCGGGAAGAAATTGTCCGCCATCTTTACCAAACAAAGTCCGTAGAGACATTGAAGCTGTGGGGTAGGGCACTGGCCAGACTAAAACAAGACAAGCAAAATAAGATTTTTTGGTCGTTATTAAATGAAGAGGATTTTATAAAATCCGGTTCTTCAAGTGAGGAGGATGTTTTGAGTGTTATTGATGAATTAATTATCGATGCTCCGGAAGCGGAAACCGTTATTATCTTCTTCGAAAAGACTAAAGGGGAATACAGCGCAATCATCAGTACGCCTGCTGCTGTTGACGCGATAAAATTACTGTCAGAATACAATCCGGTAGGGACAAAGAATTTTACAAGAATTACGATCAGTGCTGCTGATTTGGCGGGAGCTGAGCAAAAAGTTTTAAATACCATCAGAACGGTTCCGCCCGTCAGATAAAAAAATCCAGAATTTTAATGACAGTGAGCGATAAAAGCTCGCTTTTTTACAATACGCCCAAGATTAGTTATAATTAGCGTATGATAAAAACAATTGATGACCTGCGAAATGGGTCAAACAAACAAACTATCCATATTTCTTCCGAAGAGACTGAAGAAAAACTGGATCAAAAGATTCACGATATAGACATTAAAGAAAAGGAAAAATTAGTTGCAGAAAAAGCAGCTATGACCGGTGTCGGCTATATGAGTCTGAAAGGTTTCCCGATACAGGTTGAAGCTATTTCGGTTATACCCGAACAGAAATCGCTGGAAGCAAAAATCATTTGTTTCTATCGGACGGACGAAGAGCTTCGATTCGGCATTGTCGATATGAATAATCAGAAAAGCAGGGCTATTATTGATGAATTGAATACAAAATACCCGAGTCTGAGAAAGGTTGAATATTTAATCTCAGATTATAGTTTTGAACATGCACATAAATTATATTCAATTGTTCCTAAAATTAAGGCATTTACCGGCAATGTAGAGATTACCGAGGAGGAAATAAATCGCTATAAGCAGGAAATAAAGTCTTTTACTCAACTTGATGAAAAGCTAAAATCTGCTTCAATCACGGATATGATGACAATGATATTGTCCTCGGCAATTCAGGCAAGAAGTTCGGATATTCATATTGAGGCGGAGGAAGAGGATGTTAAAATCAGATTTCGGATTGATGGGGTTTTACAGGTTGTTGCTGTTTTAGGGAAAGAAGTCTGGCCAAAATTAATCAGCAGAGTAAAGCTTATTTCCGGATTAAAACTGAATATTACGGATATCCCTCAGGACGGCAGAATCACCATCGAGCTAACCGAAGAAAAGATCGACGTCAGAGTTTCAACCCTGCCTTCGGCATATGGGGAAAGCGTCGTGATGAGGCTTTTGATGTCTTCCGTTGCCGGTTTGGAATTTGACAGTCTGGGGATCCGGGGTAAGGCATATGAGGATTTAAAACGGGAAGCCGAGCGTCCAAACGGCATGATCGTAACAACCGGTCCGACCGGTTCCGGAAAAACCACGACACTGTACGCAATTTTAAATAAGCTTAATACTACAAGTACAAAAATTATAACGCTTGAAGATCCGATTGAATACAAATTGAAAGGTATTATTCAAAGCCAAATCCATACTTCTCAACAGAGTGAAAACGAAGGTTTAAAAGCGGCACTGCAGGCCGGATTATCCGGTGGAGGCGGTGGTCAGAAAGAATATACATTTGCACAAGGTCTCAGAGCAATTTTAAGACAGGACCCGGATATCATTATGGTCGGTGAAATCCGAGATTTGGAAACTGCCGAAATTGCCATACAGTCGGCGTTAACCGGGCATTTGGTCGTTTCTACTATTCATACCAATGATGCGGCGGGGGCAATCCCGAGATTTATGTCCATGGGAGTCAAACCTTTTTTATTGGCACCGGCTTTGAACGCAGTGGTCGGGCAAAGACTTGTCCGCCGGATTTGCGAAGAATGCAAAGAAGAAGAAATAGTGGATGAAAATACATTAACGAGAATAAAAAAAATCCTATCAGAAATTCCCGAAAACTCCGGTGAAAAAGTTGATCTTAATAATCTAAAATTCTATAAAGGCAGAGGTTGTTCGGCTTGTAATAATGTCGGATACAAAGGAAGGGTTGGTATTTATGAAATATTTACCATGAATAAAGAAATTGAAGAGATTGTGCTTTCCGGTAAAGTATCAGAATACCAAATGAAAGAGGTGGCAGTGAAAAACGGAATGATTACCATGGCGCAGGATGGTCTATTGAAAGCCAAAGACGGCATTACCTCTGTAAAAGAAATATTTAGGGTTATAGAATAGTTATTAAAATTTAAGAAAAATTTATGTTCGGAAAAAAACCATCACCAAATTTCCACGGAGAAACGGATGTTGCGCCTGTGCCAGAGGTACCGTCGATTACTGCGCAGGATTTGAGAACAGGTTTTAGTCCAGCCCCGATGCCAAAAAATAAACTGATGATTTCTATTGCGATAGGGATTGCAGTGTTTGTGATTGCGATCGGCGGGGTTGTTTATGCTAATTATGAAGGTTATCTGGATATATCATTTTTGCCTTCCAAGAAAGACAAAATCATCAGTGAAATGATGGGTGCAATGCAGACTGTAAAAAAGGCAAAATATAATATTGCGATTGCTACCAAGACTGAACCTTGGGATGGTGTTCATCAACCAGTAGTAGATATCAATAACAGTAATCTTCCAATTGATCAAAGCATGATCAGTGGTGTATTAAAAGATGCACAGCTGCAATTGAATGTTGAATCGTATTTTGATTTGGATATGATGAGCAAGGATATCAAGGCGATGAACGGGTATGTTAAAATGAGCGGCATCTACGGCCAGGGCAATAATCAGATGGCTTTAGGTTTGGAACTTAGGAAGGTTGGTGAGGATGTCTATGGAATGTTGAGTGATTATCCGGCTCTAATTGCCACA is part of the Patescibacteria group bacterium genome and encodes:
- a CDS encoding DHH family phosphoesterase gives rise to the protein MMLSPKEQIHENVKKSQNILVCLPKDPTTDAVAAGLALFSVLEKLDKKVKVVCSEFTLPPHNQFLPKSKEIISDLTSLRKFIISLDVSRTKVEELSYDIKNDQLDIYITPKDGTFREKDVSLSSSDYEYSLVFVLDTPDLESLGKLYENNTEFFYHTPIINIDHSPTNENFGQINLIDLTATSVSEIVFEMIKNWKENILDEYIATSLLAGIISKTKSFQTASVTPRSLAIASHLISSGARREEIVRHLYQTKSVETLKLWGRALARLKQDKQNKIFWSLLNEEDFIKSGSSSEEDVLSVIDELIIDAPEAETVIIFFEKTKGEYSAIISTPAAVDAIKLLSEYNPVGTKNFTRITISAADLAGAEQKVLNTIRTVPPVR
- a CDS encoding GspE/PulE family protein gives rise to the protein MIKTIDDLRNGSNKQTIHISSEETEEKLDQKIHDIDIKEKEKLVAEKAAMTGVGYMSLKGFPIQVEAISVIPEQKSLEAKIICFYRTDEELRFGIVDMNNQKSRAIIDELNTKYPSLRKVEYLISDYSFEHAHKLYSIVPKIKAFTGNVEITEEEINRYKQEIKSFTQLDEKLKSASITDMMTMILSSAIQARSSDIHIEAEEEDVKIRFRIDGVLQVVAVLGKEVWPKLISRVKLISGLKLNITDIPQDGRITIELTEEKIDVRVSTLPSAYGESVVMRLLMSSVAGLEFDSLGIRGKAYEDLKREAERPNGMIVTTGPTGSGKTTTLYAILNKLNTTSTKIITLEDPIEYKLKGIIQSQIHTSQQSENEGLKAALQAGLSGGGGGQKEYTFAQGLRAILRQDPDIIMVGEIRDLETAEIAIQSALTGHLVVSTIHTNDAAGAIPRFMSMGVKPFLLAPALNAVVGQRLVRRICEECKEEEIVDENTLTRIKKILSEIPENSGEKVDLNNLKFYKGRGCSACNNVGYKGRVGIYEIFTMNKEIEEIVLSGKVSEYQMKEVAVKNGMITMAQDGLLKAKDGITSVKEIFRVIE